The region ATTGGACGATGATTCCTCCACTCGGGGCATTCTGTGGAGTCCTTTTATCAGGCTACATTTCAGACCTCCTAATCAAACAAGGCGTCTCTCCCGGAACATCACGAAAAATACCCGTGCTTTGCGGTATGGTCATAGGCGCTTCCATTATCGGTGCCAACTATACCGACAGCACGGGGATGGTTATATTCTTCATGACCGTCGCTCTCTTTGGTAACGGCCTGGCCTCTATCGCCTGGGTGTTTATTTCCTGCATCGCTCCGATCCGTTGTATGGGCATGGTTGGAGGGGTTTTCAACTTTATCGGCAATCTTGCCGGAATTTCCTTACCCATCATCGTTGGCATTTTTGCCAAAGACGGAGATTTCGAACCAGCGTTAATCTACATAGCCATCGTTTCCATCCTTGGATTTTGCAGTTACTTTTTTCTAGTCGGGAAAGTTGAGCGCATAGAGTTACCGGAAAGGTAATTCAATGTTTCCGGGAATGCCGAGCCTCAGCTTGGGTTTGGATTATTTTTTGCCGAGCTGGGGCTCAGCGTTCCCAGAGAGTACTGAGCTTTACATGTTTAATTATAAAACACAAAGATCCGGTTGTCCGGTTGACCTTCTCATTCTTTAACCACTATATCTCTTCCATGACCTTAAGACTCTTTTTTATAAGTGTGTTTTCATTACTAACGCTTGGAGCGTTGAGCCACGCAGCGGACGAGCGACCCCTCCGACAGGCTTCCGACTCCGCTCAAGAGCTTCGACGAGACACGCAGGACAGACCAAACATCATCATCATCATGTCGGACGACATGGGGTATTCCGATATTGGTTGTTATGGCGGGGAGATCAAAACACCGAATCTTGATTCTTTAGCGAAGGACGGAATCCGCTTCACACAGTTTTATAATACGAGCCGCTGTTGCCCGACACGCGCCTCCTTGTTGACCGGTCTTTATCCGCACCAATCAGGAGTCGGGCATATGGTGAGTGACTACGGTCTTCCCACGTATCAAGGAGAATTAAACAACAACTGCTTGACGATTGCGGAGGCTCTTCAACCGGCCGGTTATCGCACTTACATGAGTGGGAAATGGCATGTTACTCCCTACCTCTTTGAAGAAAAAAATCCGCCCAAGAACAACTGGCCTTTACAACGTGGGTTTGATAAATTCTTCGGAACCATCCACGGCGCTGGTTCTCTCTGGGATCCTTGCGGACTCGCTCGAGGAAATGAGTACATCACGCCCGAAAACGATCCTGAGTATACCCCCGAGCGCACTTGGTACTACACCGATGCGATTTCGGATAATATGGTAACGTATATTAAGGACCACGAGGCCAACCACAGCACCCGCCCGTTTTTTGCTTATGTCCCCTACACGGCTGCACACTGGCCGATGCACGCGCATCCTGAGGATATTGCCAAATATGATGGAAAATATGACAAAGGCTACACACCCATCCGTGAAGCGCGCGTGAAGAAACTCAAGGAACTCAAGCTGCTTCCAAACGATTGGGAAGTTTCTCCTCAGGTTGGAAACTGGGATGAGGTTAACAACAAAGTCTGGGAAAGTGCCCTTATGGAAGTTTATGCAGCGATGGTTGATTCCCTTGACCAAGGCATCGGAAAAATTGTGCAACAACTCAAAGACTCCGGCATGTATGAAAATACCCTGATTATTTTTCTACAGGACAATGGCGGATGCGCTGAAACCTTCGGACGACCAAATCGCGTAGGTCCGTTGGAACGCCCATCCGCGCCCACCCTGCCTCCCATGGGTAAGGACGAGCTCCAAACCGAAATGATTCCACCGCAATCACGTGACGGCTACCCGCTACGACGAGGGGAAGGCGTGATGCCTGGACCACCCGAAACCGAGATCGGTTATGGTGAAAACTGGGCCAACGTGTCCAACACTCCATTCAGAGAATACAAACACTACTCCCATGAAGGTGGTATCAGTTCACCGCTGATTGTTCATTGGCCAGAAGGATTTTCCGGCAAGGGAGACGCATTTCGAAATACGCCTCAAGGTCCTCTTTATGATTCTCCAGCACATCTGATCGATCTTATGGCAACCGCCGTGGATCTTGCGGGAACCAATTACCCAAGCTATCACAACGGCAACAAACTCATTCCTCTGGAAGGCATTTCACTACGCCCAGCTCTGGAAGGGAAACCACTGGAACGCGGGAAGCCCATCTTCTTCGAACATGAAGGCAATCGCG is a window of Verrucomicrobiota bacterium DNA encoding:
- a CDS encoding arylsulfatase, whose amino-acid sequence is MTLRLFFISVFSLLTLGALSHAADERPLRQASDSAQELRRDTQDRPNIIIIMSDDMGYSDIGCYGGEIKTPNLDSLAKDGIRFTQFYNTSRCCPTRASLLTGLYPHQSGVGHMVSDYGLPTYQGELNNNCLTIAEALQPAGYRTYMSGKWHVTPYLFEEKNPPKNNWPLQRGFDKFFGTIHGAGSLWDPCGLARGNEYITPENDPEYTPERTWYYTDAISDNMVTYIKDHEANHSTRPFFAYVPYTAAHWPMHAHPEDIAKYDGKYDKGYTPIREARVKKLKELKLLPNDWEVSPQVGNWDEVNNKVWESALMEVYAAMVDSLDQGIGKIVQQLKDSGMYENTLIIFLQDNGGCAETFGRPNRVGPLERPSAPTLPPMGKDELQTEMIPPQSRDGYPLRRGEGVMPGPPETEIGYGENWANVSNTPFREYKHYSHEGGISSPLIVHWPEGFSGKGDAFRNTPQGPLYDSPAHLIDLMATAVDLAGTNYPSYHNGNKLIPLEGISLRPALEGKPLERGKPIFFEHEGNRAIRDGKWKLVSKGPTSKWELYDMEKDRTEMHDLSLKNRDVATYMMYQWEQWAHERGVVPFGSWKLNPEAKKINL